The Zobellia alginiliquefaciens genome contains a region encoding:
- a CDS encoding peroxiredoxin-like family protein has translation MQVKEKELQAQLDEVKNNFESKADESIIKIYNDGIDAVVKSSVVENAKNVGDKAPNFTLNNALGKPVELQEYLKKGKVVLTWYRGGWCPFCNLTLRQLQQELPNFKANNATLIALTPEVPDQSLSTSEKHNLEFEVLSDLGNKIARAYGIVYKLTDDVAKNYNSSFGLNDYNGDDSNELPLAATYIINEDGTISYAFLDAEYRNRAEPAEIIKFLSSNPS, from the coding sequence ATGCAAGTAAAAGAAAAAGAACTACAAGCACAGTTAGACGAGGTAAAGAACAACTTTGAGTCTAAAGCAGATGAATCCATCATAAAAATATATAATGACGGTATTGATGCCGTGGTTAAAAGTAGTGTTGTAGAAAATGCTAAAAACGTAGGAGATAAGGCTCCTAACTTTACGCTGAACAATGCCTTGGGAAAACCTGTAGAGCTACAAGAATACCTCAAAAAAGGGAAGGTAGTTTTAACTTGGTACAGAGGTGGATGGTGTCCTTTCTGCAATTTAACTTTGCGTCAACTTCAGCAAGAATTACCCAATTTTAAAGCGAACAACGCTACTTTGATTGCCTTAACTCCAGAAGTTCCGGACCAATCATTAAGTACCTCTGAAAAACACAATTTAGAGTTTGAAGTACTGAGCGATCTAGGAAACAAAATTGCTAGAGCGTATGGCATTGTTTACAAACTAACAGATGACGTTGCAAAAAACTACAACAGCTCCTTTGGTTTAAACGACTACAATGGGGACGATTCTAATGAGCTTCCGTTAGCTGCCACTTACATCATCAATGAAGATGGAACTATCTCATATGCCTTTCTAGATGCAGAATACCGTAACAGAGCGGAACCAGCTGAAATAATAAAATTCCTTTCTTCTAATCCATCATAA
- a CDS encoding alkene reductase: protein MKNSKLLSPFKSNSLSLNNHVVMAPMTRSRALDNTPNDIMATYYRLRASAGLIITEATSPSINGLGYPNIPGAYSDEQIAGWKKTTDAVHANGGKIFLQIMHTGRIAHTLNLPEGGEVLAPSAIQAAGEIFTNEGPKAHTTPRAMTLAEIEQAEEEFVQAAKNVVEAGFDGIEIHAANGYLAEQFINTGANQRTDKYGGSVENRTRFVIEIATKIANTIGSDKTGIRISPFSEFNDMLIFDDMRETYAYLVEQLNGLNLAYLHMAGMSPKIPEGYLQELGATFNGTVIYNGGLGYDLERAEKIVSENEDSLVSIGFPFISNPDLIERIAEGAELNEVDQDTMYSLGEEGYLTYPTLEKA, encoded by the coding sequence ATGAAAAATTCAAAGCTATTATCTCCATTCAAGTCCAACAGTCTTAGTTTAAACAATCATGTGGTTATGGCGCCAATGACACGTTCTCGTGCTTTAGATAATACACCAAACGATATTATGGCTACGTACTACCGTTTACGCGCCAGTGCAGGTTTAATTATAACAGAAGCTACTTCGCCTTCTATAAACGGATTAGGTTACCCCAACATTCCTGGAGCCTATTCTGATGAACAAATTGCAGGCTGGAAAAAAACCACCGATGCGGTACATGCCAACGGCGGAAAAATATTCCTCCAAATTATGCACACCGGTCGTATTGCACATACATTAAATTTACCGGAAGGTGGCGAAGTTCTTGCGCCATCGGCAATACAGGCTGCTGGCGAAATTTTTACGAACGAAGGCCCAAAAGCACACACCACGCCGCGTGCAATGACCCTTGCCGAAATTGAACAAGCAGAAGAAGAGTTTGTACAAGCGGCCAAAAATGTAGTAGAAGCAGGTTTTGATGGAATTGAAATTCATGCCGCAAACGGGTATTTGGCAGAGCAATTTATCAATACAGGTGCTAACCAAAGAACAGATAAGTATGGCGGCTCTGTGGAAAACAGAACGCGTTTTGTAATAGAAATAGCAACAAAAATTGCCAATACTATTGGAAGCGATAAAACCGGAATTCGTATTTCTCCGTTTAGCGAGTTTAACGACATGCTTATTTTTGATGACATGCGCGAAACTTATGCCTATTTGGTTGAGCAATTAAACGGTTTAAATTTAGCATACTTGCATATGGCTGGCATGTCGCCCAAAATTCCTGAAGGGTATTTACAAGAATTAGGTGCAACATTTAACGGAACTGTAATTTACAATGGCGGTTTGGGTTATGACCTAGAGCGTGCGGAAAAAATAGTTTCCGAAAACGAAGATAGTTTAGTGTCAATAGGTTTTCCTTTTATTTCAAACCCTGACCTAATTGAGCGTATTGCGGAAGGTGCCGAGCTCAATGAAGTGGATCAGGATACCATGTACTCACTAGGTGAAGAAGGGTACTTAACCTACCCTACTTTGGAGAAAGCTTAG
- a CDS encoding DUF2200 family protein, which produces MVSSPLIQEVRFLDKLVDELVKIRKMEKIYKGRKAILDLEMV; this is translated from the coding sequence ATGGTTTCATCCCCCTTAATCCAAGAAGTACGGTTTTTAGACAAATTGGTAGATGAACTGGTAAAGATCCGTAAAATGGAGAAGATTTATAAGGGAAGAAAAGCTATTTTAGATCTTGAAATGGTTTAA
- a CDS encoding M1 family metallopeptidase codes for MKLIAALVLLMVATTTFAQEFTEQDTLRGSITSEREWWDLNYYHLEVAVEPDKKFISGSNVIRYKVLKKNQVMQVDLQPPLKIEKVTQDGKTLEVIHNGNAHFVQLEKKQKKGDFNEIKVYYSGHPKEAVRAPWDGGFSWKKDSNGKDFVATSNQGLGASVWWPNKDHMYDEVDSMLISIKAPKGLMDISNGRLRKVDEDTNTYHWFVANPINNYGVNINIGDYVHFGEKYEGEKGTLDMDYYVLRDNLEKAKEHFKDAPKMMKAFEHWFGPYPFYEDSFKLVEVPYLGMEHQSSVTYGNQYMKGYMGRDLSGSGHGLKFDYIIIHEAGHEWFANNITYKDIADMWIHESFTTYTENIFIDYYYGKEASADYVIGLRKNIKNDKPIIGTYNVNSRGSGDMYFKGANMLHTIRQLINDDEKWRQVLRGLNIDFHLQTVTSKQIEDYVSEKTEIDLSKVFDQYLRTTKIPVFEYKVNGNTLEYRYTNVVDGFNMPLKIRIDEKEHKLTPTAEWQTQKLEGDLSTLEVDRNYYVNNKQVQ; via the coding sequence ATGAAACTAATAGCAGCATTAGTGCTCCTCATGGTTGCCACCACAACCTTTGCACAAGAATTTACCGAACAAGATACGTTACGAGGTAGCATCACCTCTGAACGAGAGTGGTGGGACCTTAATTATTATCATCTTGAAGTAGCCGTTGAACCCGATAAAAAGTTTATTTCAGGAAGCAATGTCATACGCTACAAAGTCTTGAAGAAAAATCAGGTAATGCAGGTAGACCTTCAACCACCTTTAAAAATTGAAAAAGTTACCCAAGACGGAAAAACACTTGAAGTTATCCATAATGGAAACGCCCATTTTGTACAATTAGAAAAAAAACAAAAAAAAGGCGATTTCAATGAGATAAAGGTCTATTACTCCGGTCACCCAAAAGAAGCGGTACGCGCACCTTGGGATGGTGGTTTTTCCTGGAAAAAAGATAGCAATGGTAAAGATTTTGTCGCTACATCCAACCAAGGCCTGGGTGCCAGCGTTTGGTGGCCCAACAAGGACCATATGTATGATGAAGTAGACAGTATGCTCATCAGCATAAAAGCACCAAAAGGATTAATGGACATCTCCAACGGCCGCTTGCGAAAAGTTGACGAAGACACTAACACCTACCATTGGTTTGTTGCCAACCCCATAAACAACTACGGTGTAAACATCAACATTGGTGATTATGTACATTTTGGAGAAAAGTATGAAGGGGAAAAAGGAACTCTGGATATGGACTACTACGTACTTCGTGATAATCTAGAAAAAGCAAAAGAACATTTTAAAGACGCTCCAAAGATGATGAAGGCTTTTGAGCATTGGTTTGGCCCCTACCCTTTTTATGAAGACAGTTTTAAATTGGTGGAAGTACCCTATCTGGGAATGGAGCACCAAAGTTCGGTTACTTACGGAAATCAATACATGAAAGGGTACATGGGAAGAGACCTTTCCGGGTCTGGTCATGGACTGAAATTCGACTATATTATCATTCACGAAGCTGGTCATGAATGGTTCGCTAACAACATTACCTATAAAGATATTGCGGACATGTGGATTCATGAAAGCTTTACCACTTATACGGAAAACATTTTTATAGACTATTATTACGGTAAAGAGGCTTCCGCCGATTATGTAATCGGATTACGTAAGAATATAAAAAATGATAAACCAATTATAGGAACGTATAACGTTAATAGCAGAGGCTCCGGAGATATGTACTTTAAGGGTGCCAATATGTTACATACCATAAGACAGTTGATAAACGATGACGAAAAATGGCGCCAGGTTTTACGTGGCCTAAATATTGATTTCCATCTCCAAACCGTGACATCAAAGCAGATTGAAGATTATGTCTCGGAGAAAACCGAAATAGACCTTTCCAAAGTATTTGACCAGTATTTACGTACTACCAAAATTCCCGTTTTTGAATACAAGGTGAATGGTAATACATTAGAATATAGATATACGAACGTTGTTGACGGTTTCAATATGCCTCTTAAAATACGCATAGATGAAAAGGAACATAAGCTAACACCAACGGCAGAATGGCAAACCCAAAAACTAGAAGGTGACCTTTCTACATTAGAAGTAGACCGCAATTACTATGTGAATAACAAGCAAGTGCAATAG
- a CDS encoding ThuA domain-containing protein — translation MKKTVTILVLVIGLILASCGDGSQKREGAPKVLVFSKTAGFQHKSIPAGIAAIQKLGGENGFQVDTTKNSELFNEDNLKQYSAIIFLSTTLNVLDAKQEAAFERYIQAGGGFVGVHAAADTEYDWGWYTKLVGAQFRSHPKGTPEADFIVTDKNFAATEFFTDSIWHRNDEIYNYNKLNPNVNVVMTVDESTYEGGTNGDNHPFAWYHEYDGGRAFYTGAGHTDETFSEELFLKHLLGGINYAIGKNEVLDYTKATSQIPPDVDRFTKKQLSVGEFFEPTEMAVLPNNDVLIAQRRGQVLLFSDATQELTEVASLDVYYKTLNTPGVNAEEGLMGLQKDPDFATNNWIYLFYSPTGDEWVNRLSRFKFVDGVFDMDSEQVILDVDSQREICCHTGGSIAFGPDKLLYLSTGDNSTPFNEKGAKYVNNGYAPLNDIPGREQYDARRSSGNTNDLRGKIIRIKVNEDGSCDIPEGNLFAEGTEKTRPEIYTMGHRNPYRISVDQKNSTLYWGEVGPDARNDKFEKRGPKGYDEMNRATEAGNFGWPLFIGDNKPYVDYDYENGESGITFDPQKPINDSKNNTGLRELPPAKEAYIYYPYVDSKEFPEVGSGGRNAMAGPTYYSDLYPNGGGLPDYFDGKTIIYDWMRGWMKAVTFFEDGTFNKMEPFASDIEVNSLIDMEMGPNGRVYLLEYGSGWFTQNDNSALSYIEFNGGNRPPIIDYMIVDHTSGKLPLTVTIKVDARDREDDAITYTWNLGNGETKETTEPNLTHTFDAAGDYRVSVEAKDDKGDAAMSEVISIVAGNSRPEVAINVDGSVTTFEKGVPVKYNVEATDADGETIDPKNIFVSVDYLESFDEQNMSLGHQQVSAAVTGKALTQGMDCKTCHKENGPSIGPNYTDVAEKYKKDKKAKSYLQKKIVSGGGGVWGEVVMPAHPNITKDETRQVVEYIMSLADTSAKVKSLPAKGSIVPKPTKDDKVMVITASYTDKGEEGTIPLTGMKTVVLKEKAAADASK, via the coding sequence ATGAAAAAAACAGTAACTATATTGGTCCTTGTGATAGGGCTGATTCTTGCCAGCTGTGGTGATGGCAGTCAGAAAAGGGAGGGTGCGCCTAAAGTTTTGGTATTCTCTAAAACTGCGGGATTTCAACACAAATCAATTCCGGCAGGTATCGCAGCCATTCAGAAGCTTGGAGGTGAGAATGGATTTCAAGTCGATACTACTAAAAATTCCGAACTTTTTAACGAAGATAATTTAAAGCAGTATTCTGCCATTATCTTTTTGAGTACCACTCTAAACGTTTTAGATGCAAAACAAGAGGCCGCTTTTGAGCGCTACATCCAAGCGGGTGGTGGGTTCGTTGGCGTACACGCTGCAGCAGATACCGAATATGATTGGGGCTGGTATACAAAATTGGTGGGTGCACAGTTCAGAAGCCACCCAAAAGGTACGCCAGAAGCCGATTTTATAGTAACCGACAAGAATTTTGCCGCTACTGAATTTTTTACAGATTCTATTTGGCATAGGAATGATGAAATTTACAACTACAACAAACTGAACCCTAATGTAAACGTGGTGATGACCGTAGATGAGTCTACCTACGAGGGTGGGACAAACGGGGATAATCATCCATTTGCTTGGTATCATGAATATGATGGTGGTAGAGCTTTTTATACCGGGGCAGGTCATACGGACGAAACGTTTTCAGAAGAGCTTTTCCTAAAACATTTATTGGGTGGTATTAATTATGCTATAGGCAAGAACGAGGTTTTGGATTACACCAAAGCAACTTCTCAGATACCACCGGATGTAGACCGTTTTACCAAAAAGCAGTTGAGTGTTGGTGAGTTTTTTGAACCTACTGAAATGGCCGTATTACCAAATAACGATGTACTCATTGCGCAGCGTCGAGGTCAAGTTCTACTGTTTTCGGATGCTACCCAAGAATTAACGGAAGTAGCTTCTTTAGATGTATACTATAAAACCCTAAATACACCTGGTGTAAATGCGGAAGAGGGATTGATGGGGCTTCAAAAAGACCCTGATTTTGCCACTAATAATTGGATCTATCTATTTTATTCCCCAACGGGAGATGAATGGGTGAACCGCTTGTCTCGTTTTAAGTTCGTAGATGGCGTTTTTGATATGGACTCAGAACAGGTGATTTTAGATGTGGATTCACAACGTGAAATTTGCTGCCATACCGGTGGTTCCATTGCTTTTGGTCCTGATAAGTTGTTATACCTTTCTACAGGTGATAATTCAACTCCGTTTAACGAAAAAGGAGCAAAGTATGTAAATAACGGTTATGCACCGTTAAACGATATCCCTGGGCGTGAGCAGTACGATGCCCGTAGGTCTTCTGGTAATACCAACGATTTAAGAGGAAAAATCATTCGTATAAAAGTAAACGAAGATGGTAGTTGTGATATTCCAGAAGGAAATTTATTTGCTGAAGGAACGGAAAAAACACGACCTGAAATCTATACCATGGGTCATAGGAATCCATACCGTATTTCTGTAGACCAGAAGAATAGTACATTGTATTGGGGCGAAGTTGGTCCTGATGCCCGTAATGACAAATTTGAAAAACGAGGTCCAAAGGGGTATGATGAAATGAACCGTGCCACTGAAGCAGGAAACTTTGGTTGGCCATTGTTTATTGGAGATAACAAACCTTATGTGGATTATGATTACGAAAATGGTGAAAGCGGTATCACTTTTGACCCGCAAAAACCCATCAACGATTCTAAAAACAATACAGGGCTTCGTGAGCTTCCACCGGCAAAAGAAGCTTATATCTATTATCCATATGTGGATTCTAAAGAATTCCCTGAAGTAGGTAGCGGTGGTAGAAATGCCATGGCAGGACCAACCTATTATTCAGACCTATACCCGAACGGAGGTGGATTGCCGGATTATTTTGACGGAAAAACCATTATCTATGATTGGATGCGCGGATGGATGAAAGCGGTAACTTTCTTTGAAGACGGAACATTCAATAAAATGGAACCTTTTGCTTCGGATATAGAAGTGAATAGTTTAATTGATATGGAGATGGGACCTAACGGTAGAGTCTATCTATTGGAGTATGGTAGTGGTTGGTTCACTCAGAATGATAATTCTGCCTTAAGTTATATAGAGTTTAACGGAGGAAATCGTCCACCCATTATAGATTATATGATTGTTGATCATACCTCAGGTAAATTACCGCTAACCGTTACTATTAAGGTTGATGCAAGAGATCGTGAAGATGATGCTATTACCTATACTTGGAATTTAGGTAATGGTGAAACCAAGGAAACTACAGAGCCAAACCTGACACATACTTTTGATGCAGCTGGTGATTATAGAGTCTCGGTAGAAGCGAAAGACGATAAAGGCGATGCTGCAATGAGCGAGGTTATTTCTATAGTTGCAGGTAATTCAAGACCGGAAGTGGCAATTAACGTAGACGGAAGCGTAACCACTTTTGAGAAAGGTGTGCCCGTAAAATATAACGTAGAAGCAACTGATGCCGATGGGGAAACAATTGACCCTAAGAACATTTTTGTGTCTGTAGATTATTTAGAGAGTTTTGACGAACAGAATATGTCACTGGGTCACCAACAGGTTTCGGCCGCTGTTACGGGTAAGGCACTTACTCAGGGAATGGACTGTAAGACGTGTCACAAAGAAAACGGACCGTCTATTGGGCCAAATTATACGGATGTGGCGGAGAAGTATAAGAAGGACAAAAAGGCCAAGTCGTATTTGCAGAAGAAAATCGTATCCGGTGGTGGCGGTGTCTGGGGTGAGGTTGTTATGCCGGCGCACCCAAATATTACAAAAGACGAGACCAGACAAGTTGTGGAATACATCATGTCATTAGCTGATACTTCCGCTAAGGTAAAATCACTTCCGGCTAAAGGTAGTATTGTGCCAAAACCTACTAAAGACGATAAAGTAATGGTGATTACCGCTAGTTATACGGATAAAGGAGAAGAAGGCACTATTCCATTAACGGGAATGAAAACCGTAGTGCTTAAAGAGAAAGCGGCAGCTGACGCTTCAAAGTAA
- a CDS encoding methyltransferase domain-containing protein, whose amino-acid sequence MHNENKYWTQRYKSNNTGWDIGYPSTPIKDYVDQLTDSNISILIPGAGNAYEAEYLWKKGFKNIYVMDISEVPLDKFKERNPDFPKTQLLLEDFFEHTGQYDLILEQTFFCSFVPTDQNRNTYTKKMDSILKPEGKLVGVWFNIPLTDDMEKRPFGGNREIYLKHLSPFFKTITFESCYNSIPPRKGNELFGIFQKI is encoded by the coding sequence ATGCACAATGAGAATAAATATTGGACGCAACGTTATAAATCCAATAACACCGGTTGGGATATTGGCTACCCTTCTACTCCTATCAAAGATTATGTTGACCAACTTACCGATTCAAATATTTCAATACTAATACCCGGAGCTGGTAATGCCTATGAAGCGGAGTATCTTTGGAAAAAGGGATTCAAGAATATTTACGTGATGGATATTTCCGAAGTTCCCTTGGATAAGTTTAAAGAAAGAAATCCTGATTTTCCAAAAACACAGTTACTACTTGAAGACTTCTTTGAACATACAGGGCAGTACGACCTTATTCTAGAACAGACATTCTTCTGCTCATTTGTACCCACCGATCAAAACCGAAATACATATACCAAAAAAATGGATTCTATTCTAAAACCCGAAGGCAAACTAGTAGGTGTTTGGTTCAACATTCCACTAACGGACGATATGGAAAAAAGACCTTTTGGGGGCAACAGAGAAATCTATTTGAAGCATTTAAGTCCGTTTTTTAAAACTATAACTTTTGAAAGTTGCTACAATTCTATTCCTCCAAGAAAAGGGAATGAGCTTTTTGGAATTTTTCAAAAGATATAA
- a CDS encoding DUF2490 domain-containing protein yields MKRILLSLALVCSILSSAQETGESSLGTWHMYFGTNRVSDKFSIHTEGQLRYYEHAENFNQLLLRTGLNYHINPNAIATMGYGYITTDGTFEEFPDETNSKEHRIFEQLILKNKVWEFLFEHRYRLEQRFIDFGDRTDTQHRARYRIQVTLPITDVFFVNFYDEIFLNLQDDVFGQNRLYAALGANVTNNLSVQAGYLKNHFPSANFDRLQIGVIYNPDLRGIFKKNDTGS; encoded by the coding sequence ATGAAACGAATTTTACTCAGCTTAGCGTTAGTATGTTCAATTTTAAGTAGTGCCCAAGAAACCGGTGAAAGTAGCCTAGGTACATGGCATATGTATTTTGGAACCAATAGGGTTTCTGATAAATTCAGTATCCATACAGAAGGCCAGTTAAGGTATTACGAACATGCCGAAAACTTCAATCAGTTATTATTACGTACCGGACTAAACTATCATATAAATCCTAATGCGATAGCTACTATGGGGTACGGTTACATAACCACAGACGGTACTTTTGAAGAATTTCCAGACGAGACCAACTCCAAAGAACACCGTATTTTTGAGCAACTTATCCTTAAGAACAAGGTTTGGGAATTTCTGTTCGAGCATCGGTATCGATTAGAGCAACGGTTTATAGACTTCGGCGACCGAACGGACACGCAGCATCGTGCCAGATACAGAATACAAGTTACGTTACCCATAACCGATGTTTTCTTTGTTAATTTTTATGATGAAATTTTTCTGAATTTACAGGATGATGTTTTTGGTCAAAATCGTTTATACGCAGCACTTGGTGCTAATGTAACCAACAACCTTAGCGTACAGGCCGGTTATTTAAAAAATCATTTTCCATCAGCAAATTTTGACCGTTTACAGATAGGTGTCATCTATAATCCCGACTTAAGGGGTATATTTAAAAAGAACGATACCGGAAGTTAA
- a CDS encoding bifunctional alpha/beta hydrolase/OsmC family protein: MNLQKITFKNKGGQELVGRLELPANRHPHNFAIFAHCFTCNKNLTAIRNISKALTSNGFGVLRFDFTGLGESEGDFADTNFSGNVEDLVAAAHYLEENYKAPTLLVGHSLGGAAVIFAAEKIDSIKSLATIGAPSNPVHIEHLLQSGIPEIEETGKAVINLSGRDFTIKKQFLDDLQHKPLAQTLGRLRKPILILHSPQDGTVEIKNAEEIYLAAHHPKSFVSLDGADHLLTDKKDSFYAGEIIAGWAKRYLMLETEQPETPKTKHQVVASLDDSEGFTTQMKVGNHFLTADEPTNVGGNDFGPSPYELVSGGLSACTAMTVQMYAKRKGWKIDNIEVHTSYSRSHAADCADCESDAAKIDTFERDIRLTADLDEKQKKRILQIADKCPVHKTLHSKTQVITKLVE, encoded by the coding sequence ATGAACCTTCAGAAAATTACTTTTAAAAACAAGGGCGGACAAGAATTGGTTGGAAGACTGGAATTGCCGGCCAATAGGCATCCTCACAATTTTGCCATTTTTGCCCATTGTTTTACCTGTAATAAGAATCTCACGGCTATTCGTAATATCAGTAAAGCGCTAACATCGAATGGATTTGGCGTATTGCGTTTTGATTTTACAGGTTTAGGAGAAAGTGAAGGCGATTTTGCCGATACCAATTTTTCCGGTAATGTTGAAGATTTAGTGGCTGCTGCCCATTATTTAGAAGAAAACTATAAAGCCCCAACTCTTTTAGTTGGACATTCCCTGGGGGGGGCGGCCGTAATTTTTGCCGCTGAGAAAATAGATTCTATAAAATCTCTGGCTACTATTGGCGCTCCATCCAATCCGGTTCATATTGAACATTTATTACAAAGTGGAATTCCTGAAATTGAAGAAACCGGTAAGGCCGTTATTAACCTTAGTGGTAGGGATTTTACCATCAAGAAACAATTTTTAGACGATTTACAACACAAGCCATTAGCTCAAACACTGGGTAGACTCCGTAAACCTATCCTAATTTTACACTCGCCGCAGGATGGCACCGTAGAAATTAAAAACGCAGAAGAAATTTATCTGGCGGCACATCACCCAAAAAGTTTTGTTTCATTAGATGGTGCGGATCACTTATTAACAGATAAAAAAGATTCGTTTTATGCTGGCGAGATAATTGCGGGGTGGGCCAAACGTTATTTAATGCTTGAAACGGAACAACCGGAAACCCCGAAAACAAAACATCAAGTTGTAGCAAGTTTAGATGATTCCGAAGGATTTACTACACAAATGAAAGTAGGCAATCACTTTTTAACGGCAGATGAACCTACAAATGTTGGCGGTAACGATTTTGGACCCTCGCCATACGAATTGGTTTCTGGTGGCCTTTCCGCTTGTACCGCTATGACCGTACAGATGTATGCTAAAAGAAAAGGTTGGAAAATAGATAATATAGAGGTACATACTTCTTATAGTAGAAGCCACGCTGCAGATTGTGCGGACTGCGAATCCGATGCCGCCAAAATAGATACTTTTGAAAGGGATATAAGGCTTACAGCAGATTTAGACGAAAAACAGAAAAAAAGAATTCTTCAAATTGCCGATAAATGCCCGGTTCACAAGACCTTACATAGCAAAACTCAGGTCATCACCAAATTGGTGGAATAA
- a CDS encoding superoxide dismutase family protein, whose translation MKNIKLGVIAMLAIAMVNCKETKKDADKSMDNMENEVGQMESDTMNMTDEAMDETLTVMMTSKSNSNVNGEIIFTKEGDEVAMKADFTGLDQGSHAIHLHENADCSSDDGKSAGGHWNPTDEPHGKWNAEEGYHKGDIGNFTADADGNATVEFSTDQWCLGCDDEKKNIIGRSVIVHKGTDDFTSQPSGDAGSRVGCAGITK comes from the coding sequence ATGAAAAATATAAAACTAGGAGTTATAGCGATGCTCGCAATAGCAATGGTGAACTGTAAAGAAACCAAAAAAGATGCGGATAAATCTATGGACAACATGGAAAACGAAGTTGGCCAAATGGAGTCGGATACCATGAACATGACCGACGAGGCAATGGATGAGACTTTAACCGTAATGATGACCTCTAAAAGCAATAGCAATGTTAACGGTGAGATAATCTTTACCAAAGAAGGTGATGAAGTTGCAATGAAAGCTGATTTTACGGGATTAGATCAAGGCTCACATGCCATTCATTTACACGAAAATGCAGATTGCTCTTCGGACGACGGTAAGTCGGCAGGTGGACATTGGAACCCTACAGACGAACCTCACGGAAAATGGAATGCTGAAGAAGGGTACCATAAAGGGGATATTGGCAATTTTACTGCAGATGCAGATGGTAACGCTACGGTAGAGTTTTCTACGGATCAGTGGTGCTTAGGTTGTGATGATGAAAAGAAAAATATAATTGGCAGATCGGTAATCGTACATAAAGGTACAGATGATTTTACATCCCAACCAAGTGGTGATGCTGGTTCTCGCGTAGGTTGCGCAGGTATTACTAAATAA
- a CDS encoding RNA polymerase sigma factor has product MDLDALVVRFQKKDILAFETLYDMYWENICGVIHTIVKDKFLAEEICQDVFTKIWNNSDSYNPSKGRFFTWILNIARNAAIDKVRSKSYKDQKKNLSADYFVGILNRADSPEENNEEIDTSALKKLVLNLKEKCLEIIEMLYFKGYTQTEASQELDIPLGTVKTRNRSCISQLRKNVTLEWK; this is encoded by the coding sequence ATGGATTTAGATGCATTGGTGGTTCGCTTCCAAAAAAAGGATATTCTAGCTTTTGAAACGCTATACGATATGTATTGGGAAAATATATGCGGCGTCATTCACACGATTGTAAAAGATAAATTCCTGGCCGAAGAAATTTGCCAAGATGTTTTTACTAAGATTTGGAACAATTCCGATAGCTACAACCCCTCTAAAGGGCGCTTTTTTACATGGATTTTAAACATTGCCCGTAATGCGGCAATCGATAAAGTGCGCTCAAAATCCTATAAAGACCAAAAAAAGAACCTGTCCGCAGATTACTTCGTAGGTATTTTGAACAGAGCGGATAGTCCTGAAGAAAACAATGAAGAGATTGACACTTCCGCACTTAAAAAATTAGTACTGAACCTAAAGGAAAAATGTCTTGAAATCATTGAAATGCTTTATTTTAAGGGGTATACCCAAACTGAAGCTTCTCAAGAACTAGATATTCCCCTAGGTACCGTTAAGACAAGAAATAGAAGTTGTATTTCCCAATTACGGAAAAATGTTACATTAGAATGGAAGTAG